A stretch of the Maridesulfovibrio zosterae DSM 11974 genome encodes the following:
- the aroA gene encoding 3-phosphoshikimate 1-carboxyvinyltransferase: MTSDNCIIVKAPSSKSLSHRALIAGALSEGTTVVLDPLDSNDINRTMDCLSTMGAEFNVDAGATSVTGMNSGPKGGDKEPAVLEMRDSGTTCRLITAIAGAGKGLFRVQGTPRMHDRPIGALTCALESQGVKVTFSDKKGYPPVTLEAHEFSGKEMNISLEESSQYLSGLLLAAPLAKEVTTINVTGKKAVSWPYVALTLNVMEDFRISFEVQVKHDGGWRKVDWRKVEKVVPGEIRFVVKPSKFVRDEYYVEGDWSNASYFLAAGAVGNKPVKIEGMSTKSLQGDRAIMSILQSMGAKIESDDHSVTVYPSKLHGVEVDMGLCPDLVPTVAVAAAFADSPTTITNVAHLRIKECDRLEASAAEVMRAGGKAEIGEDFITIIPAPLRKGERIVFSTYDDHRLAMSTAIFSMAGIEAIPEEPGCVAKSFPGFWDEWAKVTKGNGC; this comes from the coding sequence ATGACTTCTGATAATTGTATAATTGTTAAGGCTCCTTCATCCAAATCTCTGTCTCACAGAGCTCTTATTGCGGGCGCTCTTTCAGAAGGGACGACAGTTGTTCTTGATCCTCTGGACAGTAATGATATCAATCGGACAATGGATTGCCTTAGTACAATGGGGGCTGAGTTCAACGTTGATGCCGGAGCAACTTCTGTCACAGGTATGAATAGCGGACCTAAGGGCGGGGATAAAGAACCTGCCGTTCTTGAGATGCGTGATTCCGGTACCACCTGCCGTTTAATCACGGCTATTGCCGGCGCTGGAAAAGGCCTTTTCCGGGTGCAGGGAACTCCCCGTATGCATGATCGGCCTATCGGTGCATTGACCTGTGCTCTCGAATCGCAGGGAGTGAAAGTTACTTTTTCTGATAAGAAAGGCTATCCTCCTGTTACTCTGGAGGCTCATGAGTTTAGTGGCAAGGAAATGAATATTTCCCTTGAAGAATCCAGTCAGTATCTTTCCGGCTTGCTTTTAGCTGCTCCATTAGCTAAAGAGGTAACAACCATAAATGTAACAGGTAAAAAAGCAGTTTCATGGCCTTACGTTGCCCTGACTCTCAATGTTATGGAAGATTTCAGAATTTCTTTTGAGGTCCAGGTTAAACATGACGGAGGGTGGAGAAAAGTAGACTGGAGAAAGGTCGAAAAGGTTGTTCCCGGTGAAATTCGTTTTGTAGTCAAACCTTCCAAATTTGTACGTGATGAATATTACGTTGAAGGTGACTGGTCTAACGCCTCATATTTTCTTGCAGCAGGAGCGGTAGGCAATAAACCTGTTAAAATTGAAGGTATGTCCACTAAGTCACTTCAGGGTGATCGTGCAATTATGAGCATCCTGCAATCCATGGGTGCAAAGATTGAAAGTGATGACCACAGTGTAACGGTATATCCCTCAAAGCTGCACGGAGTAGAAGTCGACATGGGGCTTTGTCCTGATCTGGTCCCGACAGTAGCTGTTGCTGCAGCTTTTGCAGATAGTCCTACCACTATTACTAACGTGGCACATCTTCGTATCAAAGAGTGTGATAGACTTGAAGCAAGTGCTGCAGAAGTCATGAGAGCAGGTGGTAAAGCTGAAATAGGTGAAGATTTTATCACTATAATTCCTGCACCTCTTAGAAAGGGCGAGCGGATTGTATTCAGTACTTACGATGATCACCGTCTTGCTATGAGCACAGCTATTTTTTCAATGGCGGGTATTGAAGCAATTCCAGAAGAGCCCGGATGTGTAGCAAAGTCTTTTCCAGGTTTCTGGGATGAGTGGGCAAAAGTAACTAAAGGAAACGGTTGTTAA